The DNA segment TCCACTAGAATACCCGGATGGTCTGCATGTTTTCTGATTATCTTTAgcaattcttcttctctatTAACCAAAGGTTGACCCgattcatatttattttgagaTTTAGCAAGTTttgcttcttctaattcttgaattatgTAGTTGTTATTCGACAAGCGTTTCCTACCAGACGAATTCACTATTAATGACTCGGatatatcattatcgtACATTATTAAAGTGTCATCGCTTCTTCCAGTATTagcattattatcaaaaatttcagaCAAATTTGCACTTACTATTTcataatttaaatcaatGAAACTATCTAAAATAGCTTTAGGCAATTGGGtattatattgtatatgcttaatgattttttttaaattcacCATATTATGATGTATCAatccttcaaattcaacaaaaaaCTTCCAAAATTTAACTGATTTCTGTATCGCTGATTCCTTATAATATCTATTGAAAAACTTTCTAATTTTGATATGCGTAGATTGAGTAAGGTTagttattaaataatttaggTAAAAGTCTATTACCACGCATATCGATTCGTCGTTTAATagtttttcaaaaatcttGACATAgttatcattaaatataaactTCTCAGAGCTTTCATCCTTTACTTTCTTATTCGTTTCGGAAGCACCAGGCCTTTTTGTATACCGATCAGGTTTctcaaaataattatctattattcCTTCTACTATTTTCGTTATTTTATTCTCATCTAATACTTGGGACCAAAGTCtgattaatgaattaacaGCTTCTAAATAATCATCTTTTTGATATACCTTCGAACTTCCCAAACCGCCAAACAATTTTATAAGATCAaagaataattcattacttagctcaaatttatcataCTTCATGAAGAAGATTCCGTAGCTGAATCGGATGTAATTGTCGTCTAATGGAATAAATCTATTAATTGCCAAATCATAAATAGCTTTCATTTTATCATActtttcttcgttttcaaGATGCAGGGTATTTATAAAtgccaaatatttcaaccaAATTTTACTATTTAAGCAAAGTGGAATGAGAGctctttcaaaaatattgacagcatattcatattgaattattttatctttattttcagtaTCCAATGATCtgtaattttcaatttcataattcaaataatttatccatTTCTCTGATTCCTCCTCAATTTGGCTATAATTTTGTAATGAAAATTCAGTTATTGCTAGAGCTGATTCATATTTCCACTTTTCATTCACTTTGGCTTGAGTCTTTGTAAAAATCTTGTATGaataatcatcaataatttgatgcTCTTCAATTAAcgaaaattcttcaacagAGCCTTTATTGAAtctcttcaaatattcctCGATTAACAAATCCTTATCTTGTTCCATCGAGAATACATCgttgattgaaaatttcttattaatttcCACAAACTTCTTGTAGTATTGTGCATATTGATACAAGGGAATTCTAACAACTTTCAAGCAAgtaaaaaatatttctctaCTCGTTTCTTCGTCGTCAACGTTTAGTGACGTTTCGAATTCAAAAAGCTTATCCCACAA comes from the Debaryomyces hansenii CBS767 chromosome B complete sequence genome and includes:
- a CDS encoding DEHA2B04224p (weakly similar to uniprot|P39682 Saccharomyces cerevisiae YML046w PRP39 U1snRNP protein), with the protein product MFSRTFRLPSDCIERSSGLGSSVTESQSLSQEDNPPANQDAEKLSTKISSKISQSDPWQLLEEEIIQNPNDITKWDLLFKSFDEKFEELYDEQNKESISDEFKKYVHRSYSDLLQRFPYLNNYWKNFSIFEYKLNGADASIDVLSKSVNNFPHSIDLWSDYMSALITQYEGTPEASRQQEQINFIRAQFDKALTYNGQQFLSHPLWDKLFEFETSLNVDDEETSREIFFTCLKVVRIPLYQYAQYYKKFVEINKKFSINDVFSMEQDKDLLIEEYLKRFNKGSVEEFSLIEEHQIIDDYSYKIFTKTQAKVNEKWKYESALAITEFSLQNYSQIEEESEKWINYLNYEIENYRSLDTENKDKIIQYEYAVNIFERALIPLCLNSKIWLKYLAFINTSHLENEEKYDKMKAIYDLAINRFIPLDDNYIRFSYGIFFMKYDKFELSNELFFDLIKLFGGLGSSKVYQKDDYLEAVNSLIRLWSQVLDENKITKIVEGIIDNYFEKPDRYTKRPGASETNKKVKDESSEKFIFNDNYVKIFEKLLNDESICVVIDFYLNYLITNLTQSTHIKIRKFFNRYYKESAIQKSVKFWKFFVEFEGLIHHNMVNLKKIIKHIQYNTQLPKAILDSFIDLNYEIVSANLSEIFDNNANTGRSDDTLIMYDNDISESLIVNSSGRKRLSNNNYIIQELEEAKLAKSQNKYESGQPLVNREEELLKIIRKHADHPGILVDHTPEISNKIMNEGNWVSLDKDVVDVPNFPTFKNVEKASLPIVFPSNDI